In Vicugna pacos chromosome 10, VicPac4, whole genome shotgun sequence, the following proteins share a genomic window:
- the PTH gene encoding parathyroid hormone isoform X1, which translates to MKMMSAKDMVKIMVVMFAICFLARSDGKPIKKRSVSEIQFMHNLGKHLNSMERVEWLRKKLQDVHNFVALGASIAHRDGGSQRPRKKEDNVLIESHQKSLGEADKADVDVLIKAKPQ; encoded by the exons A tGAAGATGATGTCTGCAAAAGACATGGTTAAAATAATGGTTGTCATGTTTGCAATTTGTTTTCTTGCAAGATCTGATGGGAAGCCTATTAA GAAGAGATCTGTGAGTGAAATACAGTTTATGCATAATCTGGGCAAACATCTGAACTCAATGGAAAGAGTGGAATGGCTACGGAAGAAGCTGCAGGATGTGCACAATTTTGTTGCCCTGGGAGCTTCTATAGCCCACAGAGATGGTGGTTCCCAGAGACCCCGAAAAAAGGAAGACAATGTCCTCATTGAGAGCCATCAAAAAAGTCTTGGAGAAGCAGACAAAGCTGATGTAGATGTATTAATTAAAGCTAAACCTCAGTGA
- the PTH gene encoding parathyroid hormone isoform X2: MMSAKDMVKIMVVMFAICFLARSDGKPIKKRSVSEIQFMHNLGKHLNSMERVEWLRKKLQDVHNFVALGASIAHRDGGSQRPRKKEDNVLIESHQKSLGEADKADVDVLIKAKPQ; encoded by the exons ATGATGTCTGCAAAAGACATGGTTAAAATAATGGTTGTCATGTTTGCAATTTGTTTTCTTGCAAGATCTGATGGGAAGCCTATTAA GAAGAGATCTGTGAGTGAAATACAGTTTATGCATAATCTGGGCAAACATCTGAACTCAATGGAAAGAGTGGAATGGCTACGGAAGAAGCTGCAGGATGTGCACAATTTTGTTGCCCTGGGAGCTTCTATAGCCCACAGAGATGGTGGTTCCCAGAGACCCCGAAAAAAGGAAGACAATGTCCTCATTGAGAGCCATCAAAAAAGTCTTGGAGAAGCAGACAAAGCTGATGTAGATGTATTAATTAAAGCTAAACCTCAGTGA